The sequence below is a genomic window from Acetivibrio clariflavus DSM 19732.
AGAACTCTTTTAATTTCTTTTCCTTTTCCTCTTCCAGAATAACTCTCGCTGAACCTACAAGCTTGCGCTTTTTCTCATTGAATTCAATAATTCTTACATTAATGGGTTTCTTTAAAAATTCGTTAAGATCTTTTACATATTTATCGCTGATTTGTGAAGCAGGAACAAAAATTCTTACACCTTTTGCACTTGCTATAACACCGCCATTAACAACTTCTATAACAATAGCTCTAACAGGCGTCTTGTCCTCGTAAGCTTTTGCGATATCATCCCAGGCTTTTAAAGCATCTAAATATTTTTTAGACAACAATACATTGCCTTCTCCATCATTTACCTTTTTTACATATACTTCAATTTCGTCACCGACTTTTACTTCATCTGAAATTTTAAAGTCAGGTTCGTCGGTATATTCCTCAATAGGAATTATTCCATCCGATTTATATCCAAGGTCAACAAATATTTCTTTATTATTATAACCGATGACCTTCCCGGTAACAACGTCACCATCTCTTAAAGTTACCATTGACTTTTCGAAAGCATCCGCAAAATTCATTTCAGTTTCTTGTTCATTCATATCGACCCTTTGTTTATTGTTTAAATCACTCATTTTTTTTATAACCTCCTCAATTACCCATTCCGGTGTTGACGCTCCGGCAGAAATACCTATTTTTTTTATTTTTTTTATATCTACCGGTGGCAAATCACCGGAAGTTTCAACTTTATATGTCAGAGGACAATTTCTCTTACTTATTTCATATAATTTCTGTGTATTTGAGCTGTGTTTGCCCCCTATTATTATCATCATATCCACTATTTTAGATATTTCATCAACTTCATCCTGACGCTTGCTTGTTGCACTGCAGATTGTATCATATTTTACAACATTGCCGTATTTTTTTTCAATATATTCCACTATCTCTTCCCACTTTTTTCTTGACAATGTTGTTTGAGATACGACACATATTTTGTCGTTTTTAATATCCAGCTTATCCACGTCTGCAATGCTGTCAACTACACTTGACTTATTTTCACACCATCCGCTAATTCCTATTACCTCAGGATGATTCTTATCCCCAACTATTATAATATCATAACCTTCCGTACACTTTTTATTTACCAGGTTATGTATCTTTTTTACATAGGGACAAGTGGCATCGTTAAGTATCAAACCTTTGTTTTTTATATCTTCATATATTTGAGGTGCAACTCCATGAGCTCTTATAACTATGTGTCGCCCCGGTATTGCATCATCAATATTGTCAATGGACTCAACACCTTTTTCTCTCAATTGCTCTACAACCTGGTCATTATGGATTATAGGTCCATATGTATAAATCCCTGACTTTTCTTTTTCCGTCAGTTCATTAACAAGTTTTACTGCATTACTGACTCCAAAACAAAAACCTGCTGACTTTGCAAGAATAATTTCCAACTATTTTTCCTCCATAAGAGCATATACTTTTGACATAATGTCTTTTGCAATTTCAACCAATTCACTATTAGTATATTTCTTATCCTTCTCCAAATCAAGTCTAAATGGCTTGCCAAATACAACTTTTATTTTACTGAAAGGTCTGTATCTTCCTGAAACAGCTACCGGAATAATCGGTGCACCAGACTTTTGTGCTATCAATGCCACTCCCGGTTTAATTCTAATCGATTTGGCATCTTTATTTTTCATCCTGGTACCTTCAGGGAAGATACCTAAAACCTCATTATTTTCCAATATGCGCAAAGAAGTTTTTATAGCTTCTACATCACCTTTGCCTCTTTTTACCGGAAAAGCACCCAGCCAGGTAATAAATTTGGCAAACAACGGGTTTCTAAAAAGTTCTTCCTTGGCCATATATCGTACCAGCCTCTTAATTTTGTAGCCAATAAAAAACATATCCAATTCGCCGTTATGATTTGCACATAAGATTAACGGCCCGGTTTCCGGTACGTTTTCCTTGCCGATTACTTCAACTCTGTAAAAAATCGCAAAAACAATTGTCACAAATCCTCTAAAAATATTGATTAACATTGGTCCTCTATCAGTCCTAATATTTTATTAACTACTTCTTCTATACTCATATTAGTAGTATCCAATTCAACAGCATCTTCAGCTTTTGCTAAAGGTGCAAAAGCCCGGCTGCTGTCATTCTTGTCACGGTATAGGATGTCATTTTTTACATCTTCTAAGGAAACATCAGTAATACCTTTCAACAATTGTTCATTATACCTTCTTTTTGCTCTTTCTTCAATAGATGCGGTGAGAAATATTTTCAATGTTGCATTAGGAAGTACATATGTGCCGATATCACGGCCATCCATTACAACACTGCATTTGGAAGCTATTTCACGCTGGATTTCAACCATCTTTAATCTTACTTCCGGTACGACTGCTACATTAGATGCACCTATAGACACCTCAGGTGTCCTGATTAAGTTGGTTACATCTTCTCCATCTAAGTATATTCTCTGTTCTTCATCTATGTGCCTGACTTCTATATTTATATCCTTTACTAATTTTGATAATTTTTCTTCATCACGTGTATCTATATTCTGTCTAATGGCTTTTAGAGCTACAGCTCTGTACATAGCCCCGGTATCTAAATACACAATTTTCAGTTTTTTTGAAATCATTTTGGCAATTGTACTTTTTCCTGCACCTGCAGGTCCGTCTATTGCAATACTAACCCTTTTGCTGCTATCCATTCTGAAACTCCTGAATTTAAATTTATTGTAATAATAATTATGTACATAAACATTAATTGCAGTTCCGGTAAAAAATTAATCACTTACTATATCCGGTCTTAATACTTTAGCATTGTTTAAATATATATGTTTAATTTCATCATTTCTCTTATCGGTATTTATATGCATCAAAACCCGTATACATTTTTCAAGGCTTCCGGGTACCGGAATTTCATTGGTACACATTAATGCAACGCTTGTCCAACCCAGATTTCTGGCAGCAACTGCCGGAAAGGTCGCATTTAAATCATTGGTTACAGTGAAAATTATACTAATTAAGTCTTCTTCTTTCAATTTATTTTTTTCATATATTTCTGTAAGTAATTTTTCAGTTTCTCTTAGAATTTCAACTGCATCATTATTTTCGACAGTTGTAGCACCTCTAATTGCTCTAACCATAGTCATTTCCTCCCGTTATACCATACTACACTATA
It includes:
- the aroH gene encoding chorismate mutase codes for the protein MVRAIRGATTVENNDAVEILRETEKLLTEIYEKNKLKEEDLISIIFTVTNDLNATFPAVAARNLGWTSVALMCTNEIPVPGSLEKCIRVLMHINTDKRNDEIKHIYLNNAKVLRPDIVSD
- a CDS encoding lysophospholipid acyltransferase family protein; protein product: MLINIFRGFVTIVFAIFYRVEVIGKENVPETGPLILCANHNGELDMFFIGYKIKRLVRYMAKEELFRNPLFAKFITWLGAFPVKRGKGDVEAIKTSLRILENNEVLGIFPEGTRMKNKDAKSIRIKPGVALIAQKSGAPIIPVAVSGRYRPFSKIKVVFGKPFRLDLEKDKKYTNSELVEIAKDIMSKVYALMEEK
- the cmk gene encoding (d)CMP kinase; the protein is MDSSKRVSIAIDGPAGAGKSTIAKMISKKLKIVYLDTGAMYRAVALKAIRQNIDTRDEEKLSKLVKDINIEVRHIDEEQRIYLDGEDVTNLIRTPEVSIGASNVAVVPEVRLKMVEIQREIASKCSVVMDGRDIGTYVLPNATLKIFLTASIEERAKRRYNEQLLKGITDVSLEDVKNDILYRDKNDSSRAFAPLAKAEDAVELDTTNMSIEEVVNKILGLIEDQC
- a CDS encoding bifunctional 4-hydroxy-3-methylbut-2-enyl diphosphate reductase/30S ribosomal protein S1, coding for MEIILAKSAGFCFGVSNAVKLVNELTEKEKSGIYTYGPIIHNDQVVEQLREKGVESIDNIDDAIPGRHIVIRAHGVAPQIYEDIKNKGLILNDATCPYVKKIHNLVNKKCTEGYDIIIVGDKNHPEVIGISGWCENKSSVVDSIADVDKLDIKNDKICVVSQTTLSRKKWEEIVEYIEKKYGNVVKYDTICSATSKRQDEVDEISKIVDMMIIIGGKHSSNTQKLYEISKRNCPLTYKVETSGDLPPVDIKKIKKIGISAGASTPEWVIEEVIKKMSDLNNKQRVDMNEQETEMNFADAFEKSMVTLRDGDVVTGKVIGYNNKEIFVDLGYKSDGIIPIEEYTDEPDFKISDEVKVGDEIEVYVKKVNDGEGNVLLSKKYLDALKAWDDIAKAYEDKTPVRAIVIEVVNGGVIASAKGVRIFVPASQISDKYVKDLNEFLKKPINVRIIEFNEKKRKLVGSARVILEEEKEKKLKEFWANVEVGKIYNGVVKSLTDFGAFVDIGGVDGLIHKSELSWSKIKHPSEVVKVGDNVQVTILDADKEKGKISLGYRKTEDNPWYKAAQKYKVGDVVKVKVVRFAPFGAFVELEEGIDGLVHISQISTKRLAKPEDVLTAGMMVDAKIIEFDQENKKISLSIKEVKPIDPVTEDTSAPAENSEGESAEEPTEHKEEMDVTLGDIIKKDE